One window from the genome of Streptomyces sp. WZ-12 encodes:
- a CDS encoding serine/threonine-protein kinase, with amino-acid sequence MAMMRLRREDPRVVGSFRLHRRLGAGGMGVVYLGSDKRGQRVALKVIRPDLAEDQEFRSRFAREVSAARRIRGGCTARLVAADLDADRPWFATQYVPGPSLHDKVNEEGPLSPAQVAAVGAALSEGLLAVHDAGVVHRDLKPSNILLSPKGPRIIDFGIAWATGASTLTHVGTAVGSPGFLAPEQVRGAAVTPATDIFSLGATLAYACTADSPFGQGSSEVMLYRVVHEEAHLAGVPDALAPLLAACLAKDPADRPSTLSLSLRLKEIAAREAHGLSGGAWENEPGGGDGWGRAERRPSERPTGQRAEEYARQRTERGTGGASGGRPGPARPAAAREAAPREAAVRDSAARAQGPASGANPRTGGRNGGRGPASRPTGRNGSRPAVRTGAGGRRPGPDRRLLRQRVVVFVVVTLLVALGIAAAQGCQGPTRGLGGERPVSVASYAVGGSDEGAGVGVAGELG; translated from the coding sequence ATGGCGATGATGCGGCTCCGGCGCGAGGACCCGCGTGTCGTCGGATCGTTCCGGCTGCACCGCCGGCTCGGCGCGGGCGGGATGGGCGTGGTCTACCTCGGCTCGGACAAGCGCGGGCAGCGGGTCGCGTTGAAGGTCATCCGGCCGGATCTGGCGGAGGATCAGGAGTTCCGGTCGCGGTTCGCCCGCGAGGTCTCGGCCGCCCGGCGGATCCGCGGCGGCTGCACGGCCCGGCTGGTGGCGGCCGATCTGGACGCCGACCGCCCATGGTTCGCGACCCAGTACGTCCCCGGGCCCTCGCTGCACGACAAGGTGAACGAGGAGGGGCCGCTCTCCCCCGCGCAGGTCGCCGCCGTCGGCGCGGCGCTGTCCGAGGGGCTGCTGGCCGTCCATGACGCGGGCGTGGTGCACCGGGACCTGAAGCCGTCCAACATCCTGCTGTCGCCCAAGGGGCCGCGGATCATCGACTTCGGGATCGCCTGGGCGACCGGGGCCAGCACGCTGACGCACGTCGGGACGGCGGTCGGCTCGCCCGGCTTCCTGGCGCCGGAGCAGGTGCGCGGCGCCGCGGTGACGCCGGCCACCGACATCTTCTCGCTGGGTGCCACGCTGGCGTACGCCTGCACCGCGGACTCGCCGTTCGGGCAAGGCAGTTCGGAGGTCATGCTCTACCGCGTCGTCCATGAGGAGGCGCACCTGGCCGGGGTGCCGGACGCGTTGGCGCCGCTGCTCGCGGCGTGCCTCGCCAAGGACCCGGCGGACCGGCCCAGCACGCTGTCGCTGTCGCTGCGGCTGAAGGAGATCGCGGCCCGTGAGGCGCACGGGCTGTCGGGCGGTGCGTGGGAGAACGAGCCCGGGGGCGGGGACGGTTGGGGTCGTGCCGAGCGGCGGCCGTCGGAGCGTCCGACCGGTCAGCGGGCTGAGGAGTACGCGCGGCAGCGGACCGAGCGGGGTACGGGGGGCGCATCGGGGGGGCGCCCGGGGCCGGCCCGCCCGGCGGCGGCCAGAGAGGCGGCGCCGCGGGAGGCGGCCGTGCGGGATTCGGCGGCGCGGGCGCAGGGCCCGGCGTCGGGGGCGAATCCGCGGACCGGCGGGCGTAACGGGGGGCGGGGTCCGGCCTCCCGCCCTACGGGGCGAAACGGTTCACGTCCTGCGGTGCGCACCGGCGCCGGGGGCCGGCGGCCGGGGCCGGACCGGCGGCTGTTGCGGCAGCGGGTCGTGGTGTTCGTGGTGGTGACGTTGCTGGTGGCGCTGGGGATCGCGGCCGCCCAGGGGTGCCAGGGGCCGACTCGGGGGCTGGGCGGGGAGCGGCCGGTGAGCGTTGCGTCGTATGCGGTTGGGGGCTCGGATGAGGGTGCGGGTGTGGGAGTGGCTGGGGAGTTGGGCTGA
- a CDS encoding recombinase family protein, whose product MVDVRDKPRRKGRGYIRVSKKRRDMISPEIQHDEIDGLAIRENIEQVAEPIQDLGLSGREFEERQISTLVEDVEKRIIEVVLLWKWSRFGRNTLESLLNIERIYKAGGDVRAATEDFDGKTSVGRLQITQMLGWAQFQSDQIGENWQSAHKYRRKKGLPHSGFKTFGYKICFTCPPNEPGERRNKCNECREGIQKLDPATKGVLAEAWRRFTFQNEPMKRICDDLWQRGFRTDSGERITSTQMYKWLDSGFSLGWVRWRSKEKILQDKKVVREGRKNYYRSSRPEYFDVWKAGAHESVIEDPNERELLWLTYLSKRFGSPQLPKSHHDPKYSISGLARCTGLRLFEITRERGQWKPAICGRNEGAFSRGKERMEQHPPLPNGDRNPHTVFFRCTHGALYKDCTGSGSIGVARAEKELLDWLAKQSVGEASVNEKITAAKDQFALRGSADEQEETAKQLQELDEESSRLVRGYTKGIIDEDKYVKEKQRIELDISAARERLERSSVKVTALRPAQARFLGLVEEWEHMTYSRKRQALSTVISHFWVYREKKRSKPRIRVVPLWAAEHDRLAPPQSIHPADEVI is encoded by the coding sequence ATGGTCGACGTGCGGGACAAGCCGCGCCGCAAGGGACGTGGGTACATCCGCGTCTCGAAGAAACGCCGGGACATGATCAGCCCGGAAATTCAGCACGACGAGATCGATGGCCTTGCCATACGCGAGAACATCGAGCAGGTAGCAGAGCCGATTCAGGACCTCGGCCTCTCCGGGCGAGAGTTCGAAGAGCGACAGATCAGCACTCTCGTCGAGGACGTAGAGAAGCGCATCATCGAGGTCGTCCTCCTCTGGAAGTGGAGCCGATTTGGTCGTAACACCCTTGAATCCCTGCTGAACATCGAGCGCATCTACAAAGCAGGCGGCGATGTTCGTGCGGCGACGGAGGACTTCGACGGGAAGACGAGTGTCGGTCGTCTCCAGATCACCCAGATGCTCGGCTGGGCTCAGTTCCAGTCCGACCAGATCGGTGAGAACTGGCAGTCCGCCCACAAATACCGACGCAAGAAGGGGCTCCCCCACAGCGGCTTCAAGACGTTCGGGTACAAGATTTGCTTTACGTGTCCGCCGAATGAGCCGGGTGAGCGTCGCAACAAGTGTAACGAGTGCCGTGAGGGAATCCAGAAGCTGGACCCTGCCACGAAGGGTGTGCTCGCCGAGGCGTGGCGGCGCTTCACTTTCCAGAACGAGCCAATGAAACGTATCTGCGATGACCTGTGGCAGCGCGGATTCCGGACGGATAGTGGAGAGCGGATCACGTCAACACAGATGTACAAGTGGCTGGACAGTGGCTTCAGCCTTGGTTGGGTTCGCTGGCGTTCCAAGGAAAAGATCCTCCAGGATAAGAAGGTCGTCCGTGAAGGAAGAAAGAACTACTATCGTAGCTCCCGTCCGGAGTATTTCGACGTCTGGAAGGCCGGGGCGCACGAGTCTGTCATCGAGGACCCCAATGAGCGCGAGCTGCTCTGGCTGACCTATCTGTCCAAGCGCTTCGGTTCGCCTCAGCTCCCCAAGTCGCATCATGATCCGAAGTACAGCATTTCTGGCCTGGCTCGCTGCACGGGGCTACGACTCTTCGAGATCACTCGTGAGCGCGGCCAGTGGAAGCCGGCAATCTGTGGGCGCAATGAGGGTGCCTTCTCGCGAGGCAAGGAGAGGATGGAGCAACATCCGCCGCTACCGAACGGAGACCGCAATCCTCACACTGTTTTCTTCCGCTGCACTCACGGAGCTTTGTACAAGGACTGCACAGGAAGCGGTTCAATCGGCGTCGCGCGGGCGGAGAAGGAACTGCTCGACTGGCTGGCGAAGCAATCTGTAGGCGAGGCGTCGGTCAATGAGAAGATAACCGCAGCGAAGGACCAGTTCGCCTTGAGGGGCTCAGCCGACGAGCAAGAAGAGACAGCTAAGCAGCTCCAGGAACTAGACGAGGAGTCCTCTCGTTTGGTGCGCGGCTACACGAAGGGAATCATCGACGAGGACAAGTACGTCAAGGAGAAGCAACGCATTGAGCTAGATATCTCTGCGGCTAGGGAGCGTCTAGAGCGTTCGTCCGTAAAGGTGACTGCGTTGCGGCCTGCGCAGGCCCGATTCCTCGGCTTGGTTGAGGAGTGGGAGCACATGACGTATTCACGGAAGCGTCAGGCCCTGTCGACTGTGATCTCGCATTTCTGGGTGTACCGGGAGAAGAAGCGGAGTAAGCCCAGGATTCGCGTAGTTCCGCTCTGGGCGGCGGAGCATGACAGGCTCGCCCCGCCCCAGTCGATACACCCTGCGGATGAAGTCATTTAG